CCGATGGCAGCCCCACGGCTCGCGCCCGAGAATCGGCCATCGGTGAGGAGGGCGACCTCCCGGTCCATGCCGACGCCGGCGATGGCCGAGGTGGGGGCCAGCATCTCGCGCATCCCAGGACCGCCCTTCGGGCCCTCGTACCGGATCACCACGACCTCACCCTTTCGAATCTTTTGGCCGAGGATGGCTTTGAGGGCCTCCTCCTCGGCGTTGAAGACCCGGGCGGGTCCCCGGTGTCTGAGCATCGTTTCATCGACGGCGGACCGCTTCACCACGGCTCCTCCAGGGGCCAAGTTTCCGAAGAGGAAGACGAGCCCCCCGACGTCGTGATAGGGGTCCTCCACGGGGTGGATGACCGAACGGTCGAGAACGGCCTTGCCTTTGAGCATCTCGCGCACCCTCTTGCCCGTGACCGTCAGGGCGTCAAGGTGAATCAGACCTTTCCGGGCAAGCTCCGCCATAAGGGCGGGCACACCCCCGGCCCGATGGAAATCCTGGAGGTGGTGGGGGCCGGCGGGCGAGAGATGGCAGAGGTGCGGGGTTCGGTCGCTGATCTCGTTGAATAAGTCGAGGGGAAGGGCGAGGCCCGCTTCATGGGCGATGGCGGGAAGGTGAAGGGACGTATTGGTCGATCCTCCAAAGGCCATATCGACCGTGATGGCATTCTCAAAGGCCTTCTTCGTGAGGATCTTGGACGGGGTGAGCCCTCTTTTTACCAGCTCCATGATCTGGATCCCCGACTGCTTGGCCAAACGGAGGCGATCCGCATGGACCGCAGGGATCGTCCCGTTGTAAGGAAGGGCGAGGCCCAAGGCTTCGGTCAGGCAGTTCATCGAGTTGGCGGTGAACATCCCGGCGCAAGAGCCCACCCCTGGACAGGCAGAGCACTCGATCTCGAAAAGCTCTTCGCGTGTCAAGGCCCCCGTCTTTACCTTTCCCACCGCCTCGAAGACGGTGGCGAGGTCGATCTCCTTTCCTTTGAACTCGCCTGCAAGCATGGGACCGCCGCTGACGATGAGGGTCGGAAGATCGAGGCGGGCCGCGGCCATGAGCATCCCCGGGACGATCTTGTCGCAATTGGGGATGAGGACGAGACCGTCGAAGGGATAGGCCATGGCCATCGATTCGACCGAGTCGGCGATCAACTCCCTCGAGCTGAGGGAGTACTTCATCCCTTCATGGCCCATGATGATGCCGTCGCAGATGCCGATGGTGAAAAATTCAAGGGGTGTCCCTCCGGCCATCCGGATGCCCGCCTTGACGGCCTCCGACACCTGATGGAGGTGGAGGTGACCCGGGATGACCTCGTTGGCAGAATTGGCAATGCCGATCATGGGCCTCTCGATCTCTTCGTCCGTGAGGCCAAGCGCCTTGAACAGGGAGCGATGGGGTGCCCTCTCCAAACCTTTCTTCATCCGATCCGATCGCATCTTTTTCTCCTTCTGATGACGTCATTTCCAAGGTCGAAGCCTTTCCTCCCTTGAATAACACATCTTGACAAAAGCCGTCAAAGAGTATAAATGAGGTTGGAAGACGGGGACTCCACAAAACGAAAGGTGCCTGGGTGGCGGAACTGGTAGACGCAAGGGACTTAAAATCCCTCGGTCGTTTCGACCGTGCCGGTTCAACTCCGGCCCTAGGCACCAACTCTCCTCTTTTTTCTCTCCTTTGGGCCTTTTTTGGAAGTCCGGTTGATGAGCCTTAGGGTGAGGTCTCAATAGACCTGATCTGGGAAGGTGTTGACGCGGTATTCTTTCCCGAGGGTCTTGTACATCACCGGGCTTTCCCATTCTTCGCCGAAGGCCTCGAGATAGAGGCCATCGTGGAGCGCCCAGCTTCGTCCCCGCACCGTCC
This is a stretch of genomic DNA from Thermodesulfobacteriota bacterium. It encodes these proteins:
- the ilvD gene encoding dihydroxy-acid dehydratase, with amino-acid sequence MRSDRMKKGLERAPHRSLFKALGLTDEEIERPMIGIANSANEVIPGHLHLHQVSEAVKAGIRMAGGTPLEFFTIGICDGIIMGHEGMKYSLSSRELIADSVESMAMAYPFDGLVLIPNCDKIVPGMLMAAARLDLPTLIVSGGPMLAGEFKGKEIDLATVFEAVGKVKTGALTREELFEIECSACPGVGSCAGMFTANSMNCLTEALGLALPYNGTIPAVHADRLRLAKQSGIQIMELVKRGLTPSKILTKKAFENAITVDMAFGGSTNTSLHLPAIAHEAGLALPLDLFNEISDRTPHLCHLSPAGPHHLQDFHRAGGVPALMAELARKGLIHLDALTVTGKRVREMLKGKAVLDRSVIHPVEDPYHDVGGLVFLFGNLAPGGAVVKRSAVDETMLRHRGPARVFNAEEEALKAILGQKIRKGEVVVIRYEGPKGGPGMREMLAPTSAIAGVGMDREVALLTDGRFSGASRGAAIGHISPEAAEGGPIAIVRDGDEIEIDIPNKTLNLLISEEEMKRRLSLWKPRRRELKGYLRRYAGLVTSANTGAVLKS